The genomic segment TCCACCTGCCACGCTCCGGAGACACCATGGACGACATCGCCACGGATCGCCCAGCACCAGCAGCGCCTGCGTCAAACAGTGACGCCGTGGATAGCGACGCCCCCGACCTCCTCCCGGTCCGCATGCTCAACGAGTTCGTCTACTGCCCGCGGCTCTTCCACCTCATGCACGTCGAAGGCCGGTGGGAGGACAACGTCTACACGGTGGAAGGCAAGGACGCACACCGCCGCGTGGACCGGCTCGATCACGTGTTGCCGGATCCCGATGCGGGCGATGGTGCGGACGGTGCGCACGATGCCGCAGGCGCCGAGGACGATGGCGACGAGCGGCCGACCATCTCGCGCTCGGTCACTCTCGGCTCTCCTCGTCTGGGGATCATCGCCAAGCTGGATCTCGTCTCCACCGCGGGAGACGAGGCGGTGCCCGTGGACACCAAGCGCGGACGCGTCCCCAACAACCCCGAGCGGAGCTGGGAGCCGGAGCGCGTGCAGCTCATGGCCCAGGGGCTCCTGCTCAGGGAGCACGGCTACCGCTGCGACCATGGCGTCCTCTATTACGAGGGCTCGAAGACCCGCGTGGACGTGCCGTTCACGCCCGAGCTCGAGGCACGCACGCTGCGCTACATCGAGGAGGCGCGGGCCGCGGCGCTCTCCACTGTACTGCCGGATCCGCTCGACGACAGCCCCAAGTGCAACGGCTGCTCCCTCAACGGCATCTGCTTGCCGGACGAAACGCTCGCCCTCCGCCACGTGCCGGCCGACCCGACCACGACGGCCCAACCCCCGGTCCGCCGGCTGTATCCCGCGCACGACGAAGCCCTGCCGCTGTACGTCCAGGAACAGGGCGCTACTGTCGGCAAGCGCGGCGAGATGATCGTGATCCAGAAGTCGGGTGAGGAGCTCGCCCGCGTGCGGCTGCGCGACGTGAGCCAGCTCGTGCTCTGCGGCCGGATCGGGATCAGTGCGGCGACGATCCACCTGCTGTGCGAGGCCGCGGTGCCCATCGTGCACCTCTCGGCCGGACACTGGTTCTACGGCATCACGCACGGCATCACGCTGCGCAACGCCTTCGACCGTGCCGCGCAGTTCCGGGCCGCCGCCGATCCCGGCCGGGTCCTGGCCTTCGCGCGCGCGATCATCGCGGCCAAGGGGTCGAACCAGCGCACGCTGCTCAACCGCAACGCGCAGCCGAAGCCGGAGGGCGCGATCGCACGCATGGCGACG from the bacterium genome contains:
- a CDS encoding CRISPR-associated endonuclease Cas4/Cas1, which codes for MDDIATDRPAPAAPASNSDAVDSDAPDLLPVRMLNEFVYCPRLFHLMHVEGRWEDNVYTVEGKDAHRRVDRLDHVLPDPDAGDGADGAHDAAGAEDDGDERPTISRSVTLGSPRLGIIAKLDLVSTAGDEAVPVDTKRGRVPNNPERSWEPERVQLMAQGLLLREHGYRCDHGVLYYEGSKTRVDVPFTPELEARTLRYIEEARAAALSTVLPDPLDDSPKCNGCSLNGICLPDETLALRHVPADPTTTAQPPVRRLYPAHDEALPLYVQEQGATVGKRGEMIVIQKSGEELARVRLRDVSQLVLCGRIGISAATIHLLCEAAVPIVHLSAGHWFYGITHGITLRNAFDRAAQFRAAADPGRVLAFARAIIAAKGSNQRTLLNRNAQPKPEGAIARMATFLRKLEHARTVDEVLGIEGNLASQYFANFSALLRPRDFDAEWAFEERNRRPPRDPVNALLSFGYALLAKECTVALLAEGLDPWWGLYHQPRHGRPALALDLMEEFRPLVVDSAVITAVNTGMVTARDFVRSGAACVLTASGRKAFIRAYEARLDQLVTHPLFDYRCSWRQVIRLQARLFSRWLRGDVPMYAGMTTR